One stretch of Oncorhynchus gorbuscha isolate QuinsamMale2020 ecotype Even-year linkage group LG21, OgorEven_v1.0, whole genome shotgun sequence DNA includes these proteins:
- the LOC124007701 gene encoding LOW QUALITY PROTEIN: protein boule-like (The sequence of the model RefSeq protein was modified relative to this genomic sequence to represent the inferred CDS: inserted 1 base in 1 codon) — protein MENEITTSTPSPPPAPVSHDPSNDTSPSHHAPRFGTIIPNRIFVGGIDFKTNESDLRRFFSQHGAVKEVKIVIDRAGVSKGYGFVTFETQEDTERILHDADRLCFRDKRLNIGQAVRKQQVGGHPNSFSVSSHTPAMIPTPCGTMYLTTPTGYPYTYHNGVAYFHTPEMSPSAPYHWPSRSVPGSPVMLTHQPPPIYQQPAYHHYQAPTQCHPSHLQWNVPQSPVPSSPVLYMQPSELLYQPMEXAQRRGCVQPAMPLIEAPIPEQQFIDHMVQPAYNHTLSYYPQSPGGMTPVMIQQEPGKEQKFHAMRRGYPSSPVSLKPRYGRNPHYAHLRKEYRPEITTDPSPPPATEPLK, from the exons ATGGAGAACGAAATAACC ACCagcactccctctcctcctcctgctccagtGTCTCATGACCCCAGCAacgacacctctccctctcaccatgcCCCCCGCTTTGGCACCATCATCCCTAACCGCATCTTTGTGGGAGGCATTGATTTCAAG ACCAATGAGAGCGACCTGAGACGCTTCTTCTCCCAGCATGGAGCAGTGAAGGAGGTGAAGATAGTGATTGACCGTGCTGGGGTGTCAAAAGG ATATGGCTTTGTCACCTTTGAGAcccaggaggatacagagagaatcCTTCATGAT GCTGACAGACTGTGCTTCCGGGACAAGAGGCTCAACATCGGCCAGGCCGTGCGCAAGCAGCAAGTGGGAGGTCACC caAACAGCTTCTCTGTGTCCAGCCATACTCCTGCCATGATACCCACCCCCTGTGGAACCATGTACCTCACCACCCCTACAGGGTACCCCTACACCTACCACAACGGAGTGGCTTACTTCCACACCCCAGAGATGAGCCCCTCCGCCCCCTACCACTGGCCC TCCCGCTCAGTGCCTGGCTCTCCAGTCATGCTGACCCACCAGCCTCCACCCATCTACCAGCAGCCAGCCTACCATCACTACCAG GCCCCTACACAGTGTCACCCTAGTCACCTGCAATGGAACGTTCCTCAG tctccaGTGCCCTCCAGCCCAGTGTTGTACATGCAGCCCTCTGAGCTCCTGTACCAGCCCATGG CAGCCCAGCGACGGGGCTGTGTCCAGCCTGCCATGCCCCTCATAGAGGCCCCCATCCCAGAG CAGCAGTTCATCGACCACATGGTGCAACCAGCCTACAATCACACGTTATCATACTACCCACAAAGTCCAGGGGGGATGACACCTGTGATGATACAGCAAGAACCAGGAAAG GAACAGAAGTTCCACGCCATGAGGCGAGGTTACCCCTCCTCGCCGGTCAGCCTGAAGCCCAGGTACGGCCGCAACCCGCACTACGCCCACCTGCGCAAGGAGTACCGCCCAGAAATCACCACTGACCCCTCCCCTCCGCCCGCCACCGAACCACTCAAGTAG